One segment of Chloracidobacterium sp. DNA contains the following:
- a CDS encoding L-lactate dehydrogenase: MVIQKRTIGIVGTGNVGVAAAYALFMQRTAGDLILIDKDQRRAEGEALDLMHGQPFAGPTRVRVGDYADLAEAQLVIIAAGVGQRPGETRMDLMERNVAVFRAILAELDRHAPQALLVIATNPVDVLTYVAQALSRRPARLIIGTGTMLDTARFRSLLGEHYGVDPRSVHAYILGEHGDTEFPVWSNAHIGGLPLIGNVINGRPYDRPALDAIFERTRRSAYDIIERKGYTNLAIGLVIARLARTILDDQRSVLPVSVRLQGAYGVSGVCLSLPSIVGQTGLETSILPALDDSELAALRHSAAVLRERIAEALPADQLSVADSQQSHS; this comes from the coding sequence ATGGTCATCCAGAAGCGAACCATCGGCATTGTCGGGACGGGGAATGTCGGCGTCGCGGCGGCGTATGCGCTGTTTATGCAGCGGACGGCCGGCGACCTCATTCTGATTGACAAGGATCAGCGCCGTGCGGAAGGCGAAGCGCTTGACCTGATGCATGGGCAGCCGTTTGCCGGCCCGACGCGCGTGCGCGTCGGGGACTACGCCGACTTGGCTGAGGCGCAGTTGGTGATTATCGCCGCCGGAGTCGGCCAGCGGCCCGGTGAGACGCGGATGGACCTGATGGAGCGCAACGTCGCCGTCTTTCGCGCCATTCTGGCTGAACTGGATCGCCACGCGCCGCAGGCGCTGCTCGTGATTGCGACCAATCCGGTGGACGTGTTGACCTATGTGGCGCAGGCGCTATCCAGACGGCCGGCGCGGCTGATCATCGGCACAGGGACCATGCTCGACACGGCGCGGTTTCGCAGTTTGCTAGGGGAACACTACGGCGTAGACCCACGCTCAGTGCATGCCTACATTCTGGGCGAGCACGGCGATACGGAATTTCCCGTCTGGAGCAACGCCCACATCGGCGGTTTGCCCCTAATTGGCAACGTCATTAACGGCCGTCCTTATGACCGTCCGGCGCTGGACGCCATTTTTGAGCGAACGCGCCGCAGCGCCTACGACATCATCGAGCGGAAGGGCTACACCAACCTTGCCATTGGTTTGGTCATCGCCCGGCTGGCGCGGACCATTCTCGACGATCAACGCAGCGTCCTGCCGGTCAGCGTCCGTTTGCAGGGAGCGTATGGGGTGTCGGGGGTTTGCTTGAGTCTGCCGAGCATCGTCGGGCAAACCGGACTCGAAACCAGCATCTTGCCGGCGCTGGACGACTCGGAACTGGCGGCGCTGCGGCATTCGGCGGCCGTGCTGCGGGAGCGGATTGCGGAAGCGCTCCCTGCCGATCAACTGTCGGTCGCCGACTCGCAGCAGTCTCATTCCTAA
- the thrS gene encoding threonine--tRNA ligase yields MESSAAHSAAAGLTAFRVLQARDAESAKRAIAARVNGELCDLSYVVSETDLVEPVLPEDPEALEIYRHSTAHLLAAAVLDLFPDTKLGAGPALKDDPKGGFYYDFLQEKPFTPDDLVRIEKRMREIVKRNVPFQRVEMTREEALRRFSADELKCYFIREKGGENPSFYTLGDRFIDFCRGPHVPSAGRIKAFKLLSVAGAYWLGDEKNPQMQRIYGTSFFTQEELDAWLQQREEAAKRDHRKLGRELDLFSFTEEVGSGLALFHPKGALILHLLQEFLYDELLARGYDLVRTPHIASSRLWETSGHTAKYRSDMYPAMQFEDEPVAYQLKPMNCPFHIQIYKSQPRSYRELPLRYAEMGTVYRYERSGVQHGLLRVRGFTQDDAHLFCTPETLEDEIIGCLDFAQTVYATFGFEYKIELSVRDAQDHTKYLGGDEVWTLAETALTKALNKLGLSYTRVEGEAAFYGPKIDIKVIDAIRRTWQLATIQVDFNLPQRFGLEYIGPDNRPHTPIMVHRAILGSLERFFGLLIEHFGGKFPVWLSPVQVAVLPIADRLNDHAAAVARRLRAAGLRVEVDARSEKIGAKIRQAQLRKIPYMIVLGDREAETGDVAVRTRSEGDIGTLTLEAFVARVTDETRRRLMTP; encoded by the coding sequence ATGGAGTCATCCGCCGCGCACTCCGCGGCCGCTGGTTTGACGGCCTTTCGTGTCCTTCAGGCGCGCGACGCCGAGTCCGCCAAACGCGCCATTGCGGCGCGGGTTAACGGCGAACTGTGCGACCTAAGCTACGTCGTGTCGGAAACCGACCTGGTAGAGCCGGTGCTTCCCGAAGACCCGGAAGCGCTGGAGATTTACCGTCACTCGACGGCGCACCTGCTGGCCGCCGCTGTTCTCGATTTGTTCCCGGACACCAAGTTGGGCGCAGGGCCGGCGCTCAAAGATGACCCCAAGGGGGGCTTTTACTACGACTTTCTTCAGGAAAAGCCCTTTACGCCCGATGATCTGGTGCGCATCGAGAAGCGCATGCGGGAAATCGTCAAGCGCAACGTTCCGTTTCAGCGCGTTGAAATGACCCGTGAAGAAGCGCTGCGGAGGTTCAGCGCCGATGAACTCAAATGCTACTTCATTAGGGAGAAGGGCGGCGAAAACCCCAGTTTTTACACCCTCGGCGACCGGTTCATTGACTTTTGTCGCGGTCCGCATGTGCCCAGCGCCGGGCGCATTAAGGCGTTCAAGCTGCTTTCGGTTGCTGGCGCGTACTGGCTAGGCGATGAAAAGAACCCGCAGATGCAGCGCATCTACGGCACATCGTTTTTCACCCAGGAGGAACTCGACGCTTGGCTTCAGCAACGGGAAGAAGCCGCCAAGCGCGACCATCGTAAGCTCGGCAGGGAACTCGACCTGTTTAGCTTTACGGAGGAGGTCGGCAGTGGACTGGCGCTGTTCCATCCGAAGGGGGCGCTGATTTTGCACCTGTTGCAAGAGTTTCTCTATGACGAGTTGCTGGCGCGCGGCTACGACTTGGTGCGCACGCCTCACATTGCGTCCAGTCGGCTGTGGGAAACGTCGGGACATACGGCTAAGTATCGCAGCGATATGTACCCCGCCATGCAGTTTGAGGACGAGCCGGTTGCATACCAACTCAAGCCGATGAACTGCCCGTTTCACATCCAGATTTACAAATCTCAGCCGCGCAGTTATCGAGAGCTTCCGCTGCGCTACGCTGAAATGGGCACGGTGTATCGCTATGAGCGGTCGGGCGTCCAGCACGGTCTGTTGCGCGTGCGCGGGTTTACGCAGGATGATGCGCACCTGTTCTGTACGCCGGAAACGCTCGAAGACGAAATTATCGGCTGCTTGGACTTTGCCCAGACGGTTTACGCCACGTTTGGTTTCGAGTACAAGATTGAGCTTTCCGTCCGTGACGCGCAGGATCACACGAAGTATCTAGGCGGCGACGAAGTGTGGACGTTGGCGGAAACAGCGCTGACGAAGGCGCTTAACAAGCTGGGGTTGTCCTACACGCGCGTCGAGGGCGAGGCCGCCTTTTACGGCCCGAAGATTGACATCAAAGTCATTGACGCCATCCGGCGGACGTGGCAGTTGGCGACGATTCAGGTGGACTTCAATCTGCCGCAGCGGTTTGGGCTGGAATACATCGGCCCCGACAATCGGCCGCATACGCCGATTATGGTTCACCGCGCCATTCTGGGATCGCTGGAACGGTTTTTCGGGTTGCTAATTGAGCACTTCGGCGGCAAGTTCCCGGTGTGGCTGTCGCCGGTACAGGTCGCCGTCCTCCCCATTGCCGACCGGTTGAACGACCATGCGGCGGCGGTCGCGCGGCGGCTACGTGCAGCCGGACTACGGGTTGAAGTGGACGCTCGCAGTGAAAAAATCGGCGCCAAGATTCGTCAGGCGCAGTTGCGCAAGATTCCCTACATGATTGTTTTGGGCGATCGTGAAGCCGAAACCGGCGACGTGGCGGTTCGGACGCGCAGCGAAGGCGACATTGGGACGCTTACTCTGGAAGCGTTTGTGGCCCGCGTCACCGACGAGACGCGGCGACGGCTGATGACGCCCTGA
- the infC gene encoding translation initiation factor IF-3: MPINERIRHREVRVIDEEGRQLGIMPPHEALAIAQERGLDLVEVAPQANPPVCRIIDYGKWQYEQKKKQHEAKKKQTVISVKEIKLRPAIGDHDYEFKKNNAIRALEEGDKVKASVRFIGREITHRELGERLLARLEKDLAHVATVEGRPKMEGMTMFVIFAPKR, encoded by the coding sequence GTGCCTATCAATGAGCGGATTCGCCACCGTGAAGTGCGGGTTATAGACGAGGAAGGTCGTCAACTCGGCATCATGCCGCCCCATGAAGCGTTGGCGATCGCTCAGGAACGAGGGCTGGACTTGGTGGAAGTCGCGCCCCAAGCTAACCCGCCGGTTTGTCGTATTATTGACTACGGCAAGTGGCAGTATGAACAAAAGAAGAAACAGCACGAGGCTAAGAAAAAGCAAACCGTCATTTCGGTCAAGGAAATCAAGCTTCGCCCGGCGATTGGGGATCACGACTATGAGTTCAAGAAGAACAACGCCATTCGCGCTCTTGAAGAAGGCGACAAGGTAAAAGCCTCTGTGCGTTTTATTGGGCGTGAGATCACCCACCGCGAACTGGGCGAGCGCCTCTTGGCTCGTCTTGAAAAAGACCTTGCGCACGTAGCGACGGTAGAAGGTCGCCCTAAGATGGAAGGCATGACGATGTTTGTGATTTTCGCGCCGAAGAGATGA
- the rpmI gene encoding 50S ribosomal protein L35, with the protein MPKLKTHKGAAKRFRSTASGRFKRGHSHCRHLLTKKSPKRRRRLDIDTYVAPADEARVRRMLPYGN; encoded by the coding sequence ATGCCCAAATTGAAAACGCACAAAGGAGCCGCCAAGCGGTTCCGCTCGACAGCGAGCGGGCGCTTCAAGCGCGGACACTCTCATTGTCGTCACCTCTTGACCAAGAAATCGCCGAAGCGTCGTCGTCGTCTTGACATTGACACTTATGTGGCGCCGGCTGATGAGGCGAGGGTTCGGCGCATGCTGCCCTACGGCAACTAA
- the rplT gene encoding 50S ribosomal protein L20 has protein sequence MPRVKRGNKRLQRRKKILKLAKGYKMTKSKLYRSAKESVERALKFAYIGRRIKKRDYRSLWIVRINAAARRNGLSYSRFMYGLKKAGVTLDRKMLANLATLDEQSFASLVSQVKQALA, from the coding sequence ATGCCCCGCGTCAAACGTGGAAATAAACGCCTTCAGCGACGTAAGAAGATTCTCAAGCTGGCTAAAGGCTACAAGATGACCAAAAGCAAGCTTTACCGCTCGGCAAAAGAGTCGGTTGAGCGAGCGTTGAAGTTTGCTTACATTGGTCGCCGCATCAAGAAGCGCGACTATCGGTCATTGTGGATTGTCCGCATCAATGCCGCCGCACGGCGGAACGGCCTCAGCTACAGCCGGTTTATGTACGGCCTCAAAAAGGCCGGCGTTACACTCGACCGCAAAATGCTGGCCAACCTAGCAACGCTGGATGAGCAGAGCTTTGCCAGCCTAGTCTCGCAAGTGAAGCAGGCGCTTGCATGA
- a CDS encoding DUF1844 domain-containing protein gives MSEEAPSSFKVSDRRLFNPDGTLRVNIERDASEEEAAATRHDAAPAPPVNQTPSELATPKEDPLFSDFVLELATNAMVMLGIIEHPQYGRMPPDIEGGRHYIDILGMLAEKTKGNLAPAEERQLQDTLSSLRMQFVAITNRMAASVRKDT, from the coding sequence ATGAGTGAAGAAGCGCCTTCGTCGTTCAAAGTCAGTGATCGCCGGTTGTTCAATCCCGACGGAACCCTTCGCGTGAACATTGAACGCGACGCCTCAGAAGAAGAGGCTGCGGCGACAAGACACGATGCAGCTCCAGCGCCGCCTGTGAACCAAACGCCAAGCGAGCTGGCGACGCCCAAGGAAGATCCATTGTTTAGTGATTTCGTCCTTGAGTTGGCCACCAACGCCATGGTGATGCTCGGCATCATAGAGCATCCGCAGTATGGGCGCATGCCGCCCGATATCGAGGGCGGGCGACACTACATAGACATCCTTGGTATGTTGGCGGAGAAAACCAAAGGGAACTTAGCGCCAGCCGAGGAACGCCAGCTTCAGGACACCCTTTCATCCTTGCGGATGCAATTCGTCGCCATCACCAACCGTATGGCTGCCAGTGTCCGCAAAGACACCTAA
- a CDS encoding thioredoxin family protein, translating into MRMTLKRASALCALVAALFVAACAAVKTAETVAVELATGTPAPPFTAVDSNGKTHSLSDFKGKFVVLEWVNFDCPFVVRHYKSGNMQALQRKYTAKGVIWLSINSSAVGKQGYFTPAEINAKLKERNAAPTAYLIDTDGKIGKAYGAKTTPHMFVIDPQGNLIYQGAIDDSASTDVNEKAKINYVEAALDAAMAGKPVATPRTKPYGCSVKYAS; encoded by the coding sequence ATGCGTATGACACTCAAACGCGCATCGGCGCTGTGCGCGCTGGTCGCGGCGTTGTTCGTTGCGGCCTGCGCCGCCGTCAAGACAGCCGAGACGGTGGCGGTCGAGCTGGCGACTGGGACACCGGCACCGCCCTTCACAGCCGTGGACAGCAACGGCAAAACACATTCCCTGAGCGATTTCAAAGGCAAGTTTGTTGTACTAGAATGGGTCAACTTTGACTGCCCCTTCGTGGTGCGCCACTACAAGAGCGGTAACATGCAGGCTCTGCAGCGCAAATACACCGCCAAGGGCGTCATTTGGCTCTCGATTAACTCTTCCGCCGTCGGTAAGCAGGGATACTTCACGCCAGCTGAAATCAACGCCAAACTCAAAGAGCGCAACGCCGCGCCGACGGCGTACCTGATTGATACGGATGGAAAGATCGGTAAGGCATACGGCGCAAAAACGACGCCGCACATGTTCGTCATTGATCCGCAGGGTAACCTGATTTATCAGGGAGCGATTGACGATTCGGCTTCCACCGATGTTAACGAGAAAGCCAAGATCAACTACGTTGAAGCGGCGCTTGACGCGGCTATGGCTGGAAAGCCGGTGGCTACGCCGAGAACCAAGCCGTATGGTTGTAGCGTCAAATACGCATCGTAG
- a CDS encoding YihY/virulence factor BrkB family protein, with protein MFDGWSAAHPNAVVRGLGVGLRLCDAARVTPTPYRAGILVWNERSDDAFWRADTLARLERRLKLRQPTVCYLPVMSTSVHAKASPSHVASATEPVRFDFFYRIGLTFHRIFPAVADLASNEVYVSASAIAFNALLALYPFLLLVLLMCREVLHWDAGVETTFFLLKAAYLPVAEDFIVRNLRVVLEEHANRGVALFSVAALIFTSAGIFTPLELALNRAWRVKRPRSGWKSQLLAMGLVLVCGACFLAIVALTAGLQWLATHSIGRFGGPRIATVAALVGAKVLSLPITIGMLFGLYMILPSERPAARRVLPMAVWVGLLWEAAHYIFVACLPLLDFRKTYGPFYVTVSLVMWAFVSSLLLLLGANLAALDAAAPSRHT; from the coding sequence ATGTTTGACGGTTGGTCGGCGGCTCATCCGAACGCCGTCGTGCGTGGACTGGGCGTAGGGCTCCGCCTCTGCGACGCCGCCCGTGTGACGCCGACGCCTTACCGTGCGGGCATTCTAGTGTGGAACGAGCGTTCTGACGATGCTTTTTGGCGGGCGGACACGTTAGCGCGACTTGAACGCCGGCTGAAACTCCGGCAACCTACTGTTTGTTATTTGCCCGTTATGTCCACCAGTGTTCACGCCAAGGCTTCCCCATCCCACGTCGCTTCCGCGACCGAGCCGGTTCGGTTTGATTTTTTCTACCGCATTGGTCTTACGTTCCACCGCATCTTCCCGGCTGTCGCCGATTTGGCCAGTAATGAGGTGTACGTTTCAGCCTCGGCAATTGCGTTCAATGCGCTGCTGGCGCTGTATCCGTTTCTGCTGCTAGTGCTCCTGATGTGCCGGGAAGTGCTCCACTGGGACGCCGGTGTTGAAACAACCTTCTTCCTGCTCAAGGCGGCGTACCTACCGGTCGCTGAAGATTTTATTGTCCGCAATCTGCGGGTGGTGCTGGAGGAACACGCCAACCGGGGTGTCGCCCTGTTTTCCGTTGCGGCGTTGATTTTTACGAGCGCCGGCATTTTCACGCCGCTAGAACTCGCCCTCAACCGTGCTTGGCGGGTCAAGCGTCCCCGCAGCGGGTGGAAGAGCCAGTTGTTGGCGATGGGGTTGGTGCTTGTATGCGGCGCTTGCTTCCTGGCAATTGTCGCCCTAACGGCCGGATTGCAGTGGCTGGCGACGCACTCCATCGGCCGCTTCGGTGGCCCGCGCATAGCGACGGTGGCTGCGCTGGTTGGGGCCAAAGTCTTGTCGCTCCCGATCACCATCGGGATGCTGTTCGGGCTGTATATGATTTTACCGAGCGAGCGTCCAGCGGCGCGGCGGGTTTTGCCGATGGCGGTGTGGGTTGGACTGCTCTGGGAAGCTGCCCACTACATTTTCGTGGCCTGTCTGCCGCTGCTGGATTTTCGGAAGACGTACGGCCCTTTCTACGTCACCGTGTCGCTGGTGATGTGGGCGTTTGTCTCATCGCTGTTACTGCTACTAGGCGCAAACCTCGCGGCGCTGGACGCTGCCGCGCCCTCACGCCACACGTGA
- the aroC gene encoding chorismate synthase, which yields MLRFVTAGESHGPALVTIVEGLPAGLTIDLDAVNAQLRRRQLGYGRGGRMKIEQDAAEVLSGIRHGRTLGSPVALLIRNADFENWRTVMASQPTPDWDAIADDPKKSRRLTRPRPGHADLAGGLKYATYDLRDILERASARETAARVAAGALARQLLAVFGVEIASHVVRLGGVPANDALLNAPWERIAAVQDSAVLRCIDPAIEAEMVAAIDAARERGDTLGGTFEVVVRGLPVGLGTHTQWDLRLDGRLAQAIMSIQAVKAVEIGDGVAVAYRSGAQLHDEIRYDGGKFTRPTNHAGGLEGGMTNGEELRLRGHLKPISTLRRALQSVDVVTKEAQAAAFERSDTTAVPAAGVIAEAMTALVLAQAWCEKFGGDSLAEMQRNVAGYRAQTAMY from the coding sequence ATGTTGCGGTTTGTGACGGCCGGTGAATCCCATGGCCCAGCGCTGGTGACGATTGTGGAGGGCTTGCCCGCTGGGTTGACGATTGACTTGGACGCCGTCAACGCCCAGCTCCGCCGCCGCCAACTTGGTTACGGGCGCGGCGGCCGGATGAAGATCGAACAGGATGCGGCCGAAGTGCTTTCCGGTATCCGCCATGGACGGACGCTTGGCTCGCCCGTGGCGCTACTCATTCGCAACGCCGATTTTGAGAACTGGCGAACGGTCATGGCAAGCCAACCGACGCCTGACTGGGACGCCATCGCCGACGATCCGAAGAAGTCCCGGCGGCTAACGCGCCCGCGTCCGGGCCATGCTGACTTAGCGGGTGGGCTGAAGTACGCCACGTATGATCTGCGAGACATTCTGGAGCGCGCTAGTGCACGGGAAACGGCGGCGCGAGTGGCGGCCGGGGCGCTTGCGCGGCAGTTGCTAGCTGTTTTCGGTGTAGAAATTGCCAGCCATGTTGTACGGCTTGGCGGCGTCCCGGCCAATGATGCGCTACTAAATGCGCCGTGGGAACGCATTGCGGCTGTCCAGGACAGCGCTGTTCTGCGGTGCATAGACCCGGCAATTGAGGCAGAGATGGTTGCGGCTATAGACGCCGCCCGTGAGCGCGGCGATACCTTGGGCGGGACGTTTGAGGTTGTTGTGCGGGGGCTGCCGGTCGGCTTGGGGACGCATACGCAGTGGGACTTGCGGTTGGATGGGCGGCTTGCGCAGGCGATCATGTCCATTCAAGCCGTCAAGGCTGTTGAAATTGGGGACGGCGTGGCGGTGGCCTACCGCTCCGGCGCACAGTTGCACGACGAAATCCGCTATGACGGCGGAAAGTTTACCCGGCCAACAAACCACGCAGGCGGCCTTGAGGGCGGGATGACAAACGGCGAGGAGTTGCGACTGCGCGGCCATCTCAAGCCGATTTCGACGCTGCGCCGGGCGCTGCAGAGCGTGGATGTTGTGACCAAGGAAGCGCAGGCGGCGGCGTTTGAGCGGTCGGACACAACCGCTGTACCAGCGGCGGGCGTGATTGCCGAAGCGATGACGGCGTTGGTGCTGGCGCAGGCATGGTGCGAAAAATTCGGCGGCGATTCGCTGGCGGAAATGCAGCGCAACGTCGCAGGCTATCGGGCGCAGACGGCGATGTACTGA
- a CDS encoding acetyl-CoA carboxylase carboxyltransferase subunit alpha produces the protein MSSTEKAAQVKALEAQLAQLATAPHTSAQDEEILRLQARVRELQEAILGDASGTKEMTPMDRVRLARHPDRPYALDFIYALFTDFHELHGDRRFADDPAIVCGFARFEGEPVFIVGQQKANYKQRKMEDRKYRNFGMPKPEGYRKAIRLMQMAAKFRRPIISFIDTPGAYPGIEAEERGQGEAIARNIIEMMRLPSPTIGVIIGEGGSGGALAIGACDRMLMLENTIYSVISPEGCASILWRDASQADKAAAAMKITPEPLKAAGIIDDIIPEPGEGAHTDHKAAAEALRPYLVKYLKELSTLSPEELIEQRYARYCRMGAFVIEN, from the coding sequence ATGTCATCAACGGAAAAAGCTGCACAGGTCAAAGCCTTGGAAGCCCAACTGGCGCAACTCGCCACCGCCCCACACACGTCGGCGCAAGATGAGGAGATTCTCCGTTTGCAGGCGCGGGTGCGAGAGTTGCAGGAGGCAATTCTTGGTGACGCAAGCGGCACCAAGGAAATGACGCCGATGGATCGCGTCAGGCTTGCCCGGCATCCTGACCGTCCATATGCGTTGGACTTCATTTATGCACTGTTTACGGATTTCCATGAACTCCATGGCGACCGACGTTTCGCCGACGACCCAGCGATTGTTTGCGGCTTTGCGCGGTTTGAGGGCGAACCGGTTTTCATCGTTGGGCAGCAAAAGGCCAACTACAAACAGCGCAAGATGGAGGACCGCAAATACCGCAACTTCGGCATGCCAAAACCGGAGGGCTATCGCAAAGCAATCCGGCTGATGCAGATGGCAGCAAAGTTTCGGCGTCCGATCATTTCGTTCATTGATACGCCGGGGGCGTATCCGGGTATTGAGGCCGAAGAGCGTGGACAGGGCGAGGCCATTGCGCGCAACATCATTGAAATGATGCGGCTGCCTTCGCCGACAATCGGCGTCATTATCGGCGAGGGCGGCTCAGGCGGCGCGCTCGCGATCGGGGCTTGTGATCGGATGTTGATGTTGGAAAACACGATTTATTCCGTCATTTCGCCGGAAGGTTGCGCTTCGATTCTGTGGCGTGATGCGAGCCAAGCGGACAAAGCCGCCGCTGCGATGAAGATCACGCCAGAGCCGCTCAAAGCAGCCGGCATTATTGACGACATCATCCCTGAACCGGGCGAAGGCGCGCATACTGATCACAAGGCGGCGGCCGAGGCGCTGCGTCCCTACCTAGTCAAGTACCTCAAGGAACTAAGCACGTTGTCGCCGGAGGAGCTGATCGAGCAACGGTACGCCCGCTATTGCCGCATGGGGGCGTTCGTCATTGAGAACTGA
- a CDS encoding 3-hydroxybutyryl-CoA dehydrogenase — protein MGSFAVIGAGTMGSGIAQVAARAGFDVVLRDVALEYLERGLAAISAGLDRDVKKDRLTPAEKEAVLARIRLTTDLTDVKDAEVVVEAITENFDAKAALFRELDALTPPETILATNTSSLSITKIAAVTKRPAQVIGMHFMNPVPVMPLVEVIRGCATSDATTNYILELGAKLGKTCLTVNDFPGFVSNRVLMPMINEAIFALYEGVAPRETIDGIMKLGMNHPMGPLALADFIGLDVCLAILDVLYEGFGDPKYRACPLLRQYVAAGWLGRKTGRGFYEY, from the coding sequence ATGGGAAGTTTCGCCGTGATCGGCGCTGGAACAATGGGCAGCGGCATTGCCCAAGTTGCTGCTCGCGCCGGTTTTGACGTTGTTCTACGCGATGTCGCGCTCGAATATCTTGAACGCGGCCTGGCCGCCATCAGCGCAGGCCTTGATCGCGACGTGAAGAAAGACCGCCTAACGCCTGCTGAAAAAGAAGCGGTTCTGGCGCGCATTCGCCTAACGACTGATTTGACCGACGTGAAGGACGCCGAAGTTGTCGTCGAAGCCATTACTGAAAACTTCGACGCCAAAGCCGCGTTGTTCCGCGAACTCGATGCGCTGACGCCGCCTGAAACCATCTTGGCGACCAATACGTCCTCCCTCTCCATCACAAAAATCGCCGCCGTTACCAAGCGTCCGGCTCAGGTCATCGGCATGCATTTTATGAATCCCGTGCCGGTAATGCCGCTGGTGGAGGTCATCCGGGGCTGCGCAACAAGCGACGCGACAACAAACTACATTTTGGAGCTGGGCGCAAAACTTGGGAAAACCTGCCTGACGGTCAATGATTTTCCGGGCTTTGTGTCCAATCGCGTCCTCATGCCGATGATTAATGAGGCTATTTTTGCGCTCTACGAAGGCGTGGCGCCGCGTGAGACCATTGACGGCATCATGAAGCTCGGCATGAACCATCCGATGGGGCCGCTCGCGCTAGCTGACTTCATCGGTCTGGATGTCTGTCTGGCGATTCTGGATGTGCTGTATGAAGGGTTCGGCGATCCGAAGTATCGGGCCTGTCCGCTGCTGCGGCAGTACGTCGCCGCCGGATGGCTGGGGCGTAAGACCGGACGCGGGTTTTATGAGTACTAA
- a CDS encoding DUF4129 domain-containing protein, translating to MSTKPARLGNVGVRRPSVWLAVLVILLIRLGSVVGAQPADELSLEAYRARLKEARELVHQADEALRTDDTEEKPWRMDAVLSPAARETLRRLLPERCTVTTPTSIVTVNNQSIRSALDELFASETPWEMSRRLQALEAQLDIVQRHVSATPEGEAADIRAILAREAFQPIKKTKTPLEYLQAWLVELIDKIFGKLPKDAPSLDDAAKDLWSNQWVQLGLWVFLTLLLCRAGLRFVRRWRQQQAMAEDGARLILGEPVALETSADELLAQARAAAEAGDWRQAVRKVYIALLHDLDKREIVPLNRAWTNREYLNAVRAQALLYPAMRELTDRFDVLWYGQRHGDREDYEQALLRYREAQAALSAA from the coding sequence ATGAGTACTAAGCCAGCTCGACTCGGCAATGTCGGCGTACGGCGGCCATCCGTCTGGTTAGCCGTTTTGGTTATCCTGCTCATTCGCCTTGGGAGCGTTGTCGGCGCGCAGCCGGCGGATGAACTGTCGTTGGAAGCCTACCGCGCCCGGCTGAAGGAGGCGCGGGAGTTGGTTCATCAGGCCGATGAGGCGCTCAGGACTGACGACACCGAGGAGAAGCCATGGCGGATGGACGCCGTGCTGTCGCCCGCCGCGCGCGAGACATTGCGCCGCCTGTTACCGGAGCGGTGTACGGTGACGACGCCGACCAGCATCGTCACCGTCAACAACCAGTCCATCCGAAGCGCGCTTGACGAACTGTTCGCCTCCGAAACCCCTTGGGAGATGAGTCGGCGACTTCAGGCGCTGGAAGCGCAGCTCGACATTGTTCAACGGCATGTGTCCGCAACGCCGGAAGGTGAGGCGGCGGACATCCGGGCAATTCTGGCGCGCGAGGCGTTTCAACCGATCAAAAAGACCAAAACCCCGCTGGAGTACCTTCAGGCGTGGCTCGTCGAGCTGATTGACAAAATCTTTGGGAAACTCCCCAAGGACGCGCCGAGCCTAGACGACGCCGCGAAGGACCTCTGGTCGAACCAGTGGGTGCAACTTGGGTTGTGGGTTTTCTTGACCCTGCTGCTTTGCAGAGCCGGCCTGCGGTTTGTGCGCCGATGGCGACAACAGCAGGCTATGGCGGAAGACGGTGCACGCCTCATTCTAGGCGAACCGGTGGCGTTGGAGACAAGCGCCGATGAGTTACTGGCGCAGGCGCGCGCAGCGGCGGAAGCTGGCGACTGGCGGCAAGCCGTCCGCAAGGTGTACATCGCCCTTCTGCACGACCTCGACAAACGCGAGATTGTGCCGCTCAATCGGGCTTGGACAAACCGCGAGTACCTCAACGCCGTTCGCGCTCAAGCTCTTCTCTATCCGGCCATGCGTGAACTGACCGACCGCTTCGATGTCCTGTGGTACGGGCAGCGCCACGGCGACCGGGAGGACTACGAGCAAGCGTTGCTTCGTTACCGTGAAGCGCAGGCCGCGCTGTCCGCCGCCTAG